In Nymphaea colorata isolate Beijing-Zhang1983 chromosome 5, ASM883128v2, whole genome shotgun sequence, one genomic interval encodes:
- the LOC116253897 gene encoding calcium-transporting ATPase 1, endoplasmic reticulum-type-like, producing MGKGGQDEGMPSPPRPATGASPVDCFPAWARDEAECEAHYKVSMEQGLSWEEAERRREIYGLNELERHEGPSVWRLILDQFEDTLVRILLVAAVVSFVLAWYDGDEGGEMGITAFVEPLVIFLILIANAVVGVWQESNAEKALEALKRIQSETAMVMREGAFVPSLPAAELVPGDIVELRVGDKVPADMRILKLISSTVRVEQGSLTGESITVNKTHHRVEEDADIQGKECMVFAGTTVVNGCCICVVTQTGMNTEIGKVHSQIHEASQTEEDTPLKKKLNEFGEALTAIIGVICALVWLINVKYFFTWEYVNGWPANFKFSFEKCTYYFEIAVALAVAAIPEGLPAVITTCLALGTRKMAQKNALVRKLPSVETLGCTTVICSDKTGTLTTNQNSVAKLVAMGRVPESIRTFRVEGTTYDPSDGKILDWPVGELDPNLQMVAKIAALCNDAGIAKTGNQFSANGMPTEAALKVLVEKMGLPPGSSKITSLRTSSRLDATEVYLGCCKWWSHQEHRIATLEFDRMRKSMGVIVKSKSGKNTLLVKGAVENLLERSSYIQLLDGSVTVLDDDTRKHILSTLHDMSSSALRCLGFAYKEELSEFATYDGENHPAHKILLDPSNYPAIETDLIFVGLAGLRDPPRQEVHKAIEDCRAAGIKVMVITGDNKHTAEAICREIGIFSPNEDILRKSITGREFMTYSNEERLKILRQPGGLLFSRAEPRHKQEIVKLLKADGEVVAMTGDGVNDAPALKLADIGIAMGIAGTEVAKEASDMVLADDNFSTIVAAVGEGRSIYNNMKAFIRYMISSNIGEVASIFLTAALGIPEGLIPVQLLWVNLVTDGPPATALGFNPPDKDIMKKPPRRSDDSLINAWILFRYLVIGLYVGIATVGVFIIWYTCGSFMGIDLTLDGHTLVTYSQLKDWGQCPSWEGFNVTSFTAGSRVFSFDANPCDYFQAGKVKATTLSLSVLVAIEMFNSLNALSEDGSLVTMPPWVNPWLMLAMSVSFGLHFLILYVPFLAEVFGIVPLSLNEWLLVIAVAFPVILIDEVLKFIGRCTTRTQAEGVKREKQKHA from the exons ATGGGGAAAGGCGGGCAGGATGAGGGGATGCCGAGCCCGCCACGGCCGGCGACCGGCGCTTCCCCGGTGGATTGCTTTCCCGCGTGGGCGAGGGACGAGGCGGAGTGCGAAGCGCACTATAAGGTGAGCATGGAGCAGGGGCTGTCATGGGAAGAGGCGGAGCGGCGCCGGGAGATCTACGGGCTCAACGAGCTCGAGCGCCACGAGGGGCCCTCCGTCTGGCGACTTATTCTCGATCAGTTTGAGGACACGCTGGTGCGGATCTTGCTTGTCGCGGCCGTGGTTTCGTTCGTGCTCGCATGGTACGATGGGGACGAGGGGGGAGAGATGGGAATCACGGCCTTCGTGGAGCCGCTTGTCATCTTTCTCATCCTGATCGCGAACGCGGTCGTGGGCGTGTGGCAGGAGAGCAACGCCGAGAAGGCGCTCGAGGCCCTCAAGCGGATCCAGTCGGAGACGGCCATGGTGATGCGTGAAGGCGCCTTCGTTCCGAGCCTTCCGGCGGCGGAGCTTGTCCCAGGCGACATAGTCGAGCTCCGCGTCGGtgataaggtgccggcggataTGAGGATTCTGAAGCTGATCAGCTCGACTGTGAGAGTGGAGCAGGGCTCCCTGACTGGCGAGAGTATCACCGTCAACAAGACGCACCATCGAGTTGAGGAGGACGCGGATATCCAGGGCAAGGAGTGCATGGTCTTCGCCGGCACCACCGTCGTGAATGGGTGTTGCATCTGTGTCGTGACGCAGACGGGGATGAACACGGAGATCGGGAAGGTGCATTCACAGATCCACGAGGCATCGCAGACTGAAGAGGACACTCCGCTCAAAAAGAAGCTGAATGAGTTCGGTGAGGCGCTCACGGCGATCATTGGTGTCATCTGCGCCCTCGTCTGGCTCATCAACGTGAAGTATTTCTTCACCTGGGAGTATGTCAATGGCTGGCCCGCAAACTTCAAGTTTTCGTTCGAGAAGTGTACTTATTACTTCGAAATCGCTGTGGCTCTTGCGGTTGCCGCGATCCCGGAGGGGCTGCCGGCAGTGATCACGACGTGCCTCGCGTTGGGGACGAGGAAAATGGCGCAGAAGAACGCCCTGGTTCGAAAGCTGCCCAGCGTCGAGACTTTGGGGTGCACCACCGTGATTTGCTCAGACAAAACGGGGACTTTGACGACGAACCAGAATTCAGTCGCGAAATTGGTGGCGATGGGCCGAGTTCCGGAATCTATCAGAACGTTTAGGGTGGAAGGAACCACATATGACCCTTCGGATGGAAAAATACTGGACTGGCCTGTTGGTGAATTGGACCCGAACCTTCAGATGGTCGCAAAGATCGCGGCCTTGTGTAATGATGCAGGAATTGCTAAGACAGGCAATCAGTTCTCTGCAAATGGCATGCCCACCGAGGCAGCTCTTAAG GTTCTTGTAGAGAAGATGGGCCTCCCTCCGGGGAGCAGCAAAATTACTTCATTGAGAACTAGTTCTCGTTTAGATGCAACTGAAGTTTATCTTG GCTGCTGCAAGTGGTGGAGCCATCAGGAACATCGGATTGCAACCCTTGAATTTGATCGAATGCGCAAATCTATGGGAGTTATTGTGAAatcaaaatcaggaaaaaaCACTTTGTTGGTGAAG GGAGCTGTAGAGAATCTACTGGAGAGAAGTTCATATATTCAGTTGCTCGATGGTTCAGTCACAGTGCTGGACGATGACACTAGGAAACACATTTTGTCAACCCTTCATGACATGTCTTCAAGTGCACTCCGCTGTTTGGGCTTTGCATACAAGGAAGAATTGTCTGAATTTGCAACCTATGATGGCGAGAACCATCCAGCTCACAAGATTTTGCTTGACCCTTCTAACTATCCAGCCATTGAAActgatttaatttttgttggGTTGGCTGGGCTAAGG GATCCTCCACGTCAAGAGGTGCATAAGGCAATTGAGGACTGCAGAGCTGCTGGTATCAAGGTTATGGTGATCACAGGAGACAACAAGCATACAGCTGAAGCCATATGCCGTGAAATTGGAATTTTCAGCCCAAATGAAGACATCTTGAGAAAGAGCATAACAGGAAGAGAGTTCATGACTTATTCCAATGAAGAACGCCTGAAAATATTAAGGCAGCCGGGTGGATTGCTTTTCTCTAGAGCTGAACCCAGGCACAAGCAAGAGATAGTGAAATTACTGAAGGCTGATGGGGAAGTGGTTGCAATGACTGGTGATGGTGTGAACGATGCTCCTGCTTTGAAATTGGCTGATATAGGTATTGCAATGGGAATAGCTGGCACCGAG GTCGCCAAAGAGGCTTCCGACATGGTGTTAGCTGATGATAACTTCAGCACTATAGTTGCTGCAGTTGGTGAAGGCCGATCGATCTACAATAATATGAAAGCATTTATCAG GTACATGATATCATCCAACATAGGCGAAGTTGCTTCCATATTTCTGACAGCAGCTTTGGGTATTCCTGAAGGATTGATACCCGTCCAACTTCTATGGGTCAACTTGGTTACAGATGGTCCGCCTGCAACTGCGTTGGGATTCAATCCACCTGATAAGGATATAATGAAGAAGCCTCCTCGGAGAAGTGATGATTCTCTGATCAATGCATGGATTTTATTCCGTTATCTG GTAATCGGTCTTTATGTGGGTATTGCAACTGTTGGTGTTTTCATCATTTGGTATACCTGCGGCTCATTCATGGGCATCGACCTCACCCTTGACGGCCACACTCTCGTTACATATTCCCAACTCAAAGATTGGGGGCAGTGTCCAAGTTGGGAAGGATTCAATGTAACATCCTTCACTGCAGGATCTCGCGTTTTTTCATTTGATGCCAACCCATGTGACTACTTCCAAGCAGGAAAAGTGAAGGCAACAACACTTTCTCTATCTGTTTTGGTTGCAATTGAGATGTTCAACTCTCTGAATGCACTTTCGGAAGATGGGAGCCTTGTTACCATGCCACCATGGGTCAACCCATGGCTCATGTTGGCCATGTCTGTTTCATTTGGTCTCCATTTCTTGATCCTCTATGTGCCATTCCTTGCTGAGGTGTTTGGGATTGTACCCCTGAGCCTGAACGAGTGGTTGCTAGTCATAGCAGTTGCATTCCCTGTGATTCTGATTGATGAAGTTCTCAAGTTCATTGGCCGATGCACGACCAGGACGCAAGCCGAGGGTGTAAAGAGGGAGAAGCAGAAGCATGCTTAG
- the LOC116254090 gene encoding ABC transporter G family member 6-like: MKPTSPLAHKETSAAGPWASNNVGEGELEAAAIGGTGGKRPRCPTFGELFQHDEEARSPTPTLPAEAVPFVLSFKDLTYSVQVRPGMLAGGCKRTLPPTTPDSVEKASTKFADTKTLLNGVTGEARDGEILAVLGASGSGKSTLIDALANRFAKGSLRGTVKLNGEAVGQRLMRSISAYVRQDDLLFPMLTVEETLSFAAEFRLPRTLPKEKKQSRVQALIEQLDLRRAAKTIIGDEGHRGVSGGERRRVSIGIDIIHDPILLFLDEPTSGLDSTSAFMVVKVLKRIARTGSIVVMSVHQPSCRIVGLLDRMVFLSRGNAVYSGPPVQLPAFLAAFGHPVPESENQIEFALDLVREQEGSQGGIKVLVDFHNSWTATRSAASPQPIKNGSLTLKDAISSSISRGKLVSGNATQGNQYYSSDSMPEFANPLWKETAILTKRSVLNARRLPELFFMRLAVVTVTGFILATVFWHLDSSPKGVQERLGFFAFAMCTTFYTCADGLPVFLQERYIFMRETAYNAYRRSSYVLSNAIAAAPPLVLLSLAFSLITFFAVGLAGGGESFLYFFSITFASFWAGSGFVTFISGLFSQVMLGYIVVVALLAYFLLFSGFFINRGRMPSYWLWFHYLSLVKYPYEGVLQNEFDYTMRCFSTGAQVFDNTPLKGLSTATKAELLKALSVSLGMNVTMTTCVTSGMDILKDQSITQLNKWNCFWVTLAWGFFFRFLFYVALLTGSKNKRR, translated from the coding sequence ATGAAGCCTACGTCTCCCCTTGCCCACAAGGAAACTTCTGCGGCGGGACCGTGGGCTTCCAACAACGTTGGAGAAGGTGAACTCGAGGCTGCCGCCATTGGTGGTACCGGCGGCAAACGGCCTCGCTGCCCAACGTTCGGAGAGCTCTTCCAGCACGATGAGGAAGCTCGCTCTCCTACACCGACGTTGCCAGCAGAAGCCGTTCCCTTCGTTTTATCCTTCAAAGACTTGACTTACAGTGTTCAGGTGCGTCCAGGGATGCTCGCCGGAGGATGCAAGAGAACGCTGCCACCCACGACTCCTGATTCGGTCGAGAAGGCGTCGACCAAGTTCGCCGACACCAAGACGTTGTTGAACGGGGTCACCGGCGAGGCGCGAGACGGGGAGATCCTTGCGGTGCTGGGCGCCAGCGGGTCGGGAAAGTCGACCCTCATCGACGCGCTCGCCAACCGATTCGCTAAGGGAAGCCTCCGGGGCACCGTGAAACTCAACGGTGAGGCCGTCGGCCAGCGTCTGATGCGCTCAATCTCCGCCTACGTGAGGCAGGACGACCTCCTTTTCCCGATGCTCACCGTTGAGGAAACGCTCTCCTTCGCCGCAGAGTTCAGGCTGCCTCGGACACTGCCCAAGGAGAAGAAACAGAGTCGTGTGCAGGCCCTCATTGAGCAGCTCGACCTGCGCCGGGCTGCCAAGACCATCATCGGCGACGAGGGGCACAGGGGCGTTTCCGGTGGGGAGAGGCGGCGTGTCTCGATCGGAATCGACATCATTCATGACCCAATCCTTCTGTTTCTGGACGAACCTACCTCCGGTCTCGACTCCACCAGTGCCTTCATGGTTGTCAAGGTCCTAAAGAGGATTGCCCGCACCGGAAGCATCGTCGTCATGTCCGTGCACCAGCCGAGCTGTCGAATCGTCGGCCTCCTCGACCGAATGGTCTTCCTATCACGTGGCAATGCCGTCTACAGCGGCCCTCCGGTTCAACTTCCGGCATTTTTGGCGGCGTTTGGCCATCCGGTGCCGGAGAGCGAGAACCAAATTGAGTTTGCTCTCGACCTCGTTCGCGAGCAGGAGGGGAGCCAAGGTGGGATCAAAGTTCTAGTTGACTTCCACAACTCCTGGACAGCGACCCGGTCTGCTGCGTCTCCTCAGCCAATCAAGAATGGCAGCTTGACGCTCAAGGACGCGATCAGCTCCAGCATCTCTCGAGGGAAGCTCGTCTCAGGGAATGCCACCCAGGGCAACCAGTACTACTCCTCGGATTCCATGCCCGAATTTGCGAACCCATTGTGGAAGGAGACCGCCATCCTCACCAAGCGCTCGGTGCTGAACGCTCGGCGGCTACCGGAGCTCTTCTTCATGCGCCTCGCCGTAGTGACGGTCACCGGATTTATCCTCGCCACCGTCTTTTGGCACCTCGACTCCTCGCCCAAGGGAGTCCAGGAGCGGCTCGGGTTCTTTGCCTTCGCCATGTGCACAACCTTCTACACTTGCGCCGACGGGCTGCCGGTGTTCCTTCAAGAGCGCTACATCTTCATGAGGGAGACTGCCTATAACGCCTACCGCCGCTCCTCCTACGTCCTCTCGAACGCCATCGCCGCCGCCCCTCCGCTTGTCCTCCTCTCCCTCGCCTTTTCCCTCATTACCTTCTTCGCCGTCGGCCTTGCAGGTGGTGGGGAGAGCTTCCTCTACTTCTTCTCTATAACGTTCGCCTCCTTCTGGGCAGGAAGCGGATTCGTCACCTTCATCTCCGGCCTATTCTCCCAGGTCATGCTGGGCTACATCGTGGTGGTCGCCCTGCTCGCCTATTTCCTCCTCTTCAGCGGATTCTTCATCAACAGGGGCAGGATGCCTTCCTACTGGCTTTGGTTCCATTACCTCTCGCTAGTGAAGTATCCCTACGAGGGAGTGCTGCAGAATGAATTTGATTACACGATGAGATGCTTCTCTACGGGTGCGCAGGTGTTCGACAACACACCGCTGAAGGGGCTGAGCACCGCCACGAAGGCGGAGCTGCTCAAGGCACTCAGTGTGTCGCTGGGGATGAACGTCACCATGACCACATGCGTGACGTCGGGCATGGACATACTCAAGGACCAAAGCATTACGCAGCTGAACAAGTGGAATTGCTTCTGGGTGACGCTGGCGTGGGGATTCTTCTTTAGATTTCTTTTTTACGTTGCCTTGTTGACTGGTAGCAAGAACAAGAGAAGGTGA